From the Budorcas taxicolor isolate Tak-1 chromosome 1, Takin1.1, whole genome shotgun sequence genome, one window contains:
- the LOC128051032 gene encoding keratin-associated protein 13-1-like has translation MSYNCCSGIFSSRSLRDYLRYSGSSCGSSFPSNLVYSTDLYFPSSCQLGSSLYSQETCCEPIRTQTVVSSPCQTSCYRPRTSTFSSPCQTTFPGSLGFGSSNFQSVGHVFPSLGFVSGDFQSVGHSPSIFSSLSCRSSFYRPTFFSSRSGRSLSFQPTCGSGFY, from the coding sequence ATGTCCTACAACTGCTGCTCTGGAATCTTCTCCTCCCGCTCCCTCCGGGACTACCTGCGCTACTCAGGCTCCTCCTGTGGCTCCTCCTTCCCCAGCAACCTGGTCTACAGCACTGACCTCTACTTTCCCAGCTCCTGCCAGCTGGGCTCCTCTCTCTACAGCCAGGAGACCTGCTGTGAGCCCATCAGGACCCAGACTGTGGTGTCCAGTCCCTGCCAGACGTCCTGCTACCGCCCGAGGACCTCCACGTTCTCCAGTCCCTGCCAGACGACTTTCCCTGGGTCTCTGGGCTTCGGTTCCAGTAATTTTCAATCTGTTGGTCACGTTTTCCCATCTCTGGGCTTTGTATCCGGTGATTTTCAATCCGTGGGTCACAGCCCCAGCATTTTCTCATCCCTAAGTTGTAGATCCAGCTTTTACCGTCCCACCTTCTTCTCTTCCAGGAGTGGCCGGTCTCTTTCTTTCCAACCGACCTGTGGATCTGGCTTCTACTAA
- the LOC128050739 gene encoding keratin-associated protein 13-1-like: protein MSYSRCSGNFSSCSLGSYQRYPASSFPSNLVCSTDLCSPSSCQLGSSLYSQETCCEPIRIQTVVSRPCQTSCYRPRTSTFSSPCQTTFPGSLGYRSSSCSSLSSGSRSCYSVGCGGRGFRRLGYGICGFPSLSHGSGFCHPTYFLSSSCQSSYYRPSCGSGFYRSIC, encoded by the coding sequence ATGTCCTACAGCCGTTGCTCTGGAAACTTCTCTTCTTGCTCCCTTGGGAGCTACCAGCGCTACCCAGCTTCCTCCTTCCCCAGCAACCTGGTCTGCAGCACTGACCTCTGCTCTCCCAGCTCCTGCCAGCTGGGCTCCTCTCTCTACAGCCAGGAGACCTGCTGTGAGCCCATCAGGATCCAGACTGTGGTGTCCCGTCCCTGCCAGACGTCCTGCTACCGCCCGAGGACCTCCACATTCTCCAGCCCCTGCCAGACGACTTTCCCTGGGTCTCTGGGCTATAGgtccagcagctgcagctccctgAGCTCTGGATCCAGAAGCTGCTACTCAGTGGGCTGTGGAGGCCGTGGCTTCAGACGCCTGGGTTATGGAATCTGTGGCTTCCCTTCCCTGAGCCATGGATCTGGATTCTGTCATCCAACCTACTTTTTGTCCAGTAGCTGCCAGTCATCCTATTACAGACCATCCTGTGGATCTGGCTTCTATCGTTCAATTTGTTGA
- the LOC128051161 gene encoding keratin-associated protein 13-1-like, with product MSYNCCSRNFSSCSLGGHLSYSGSSCGSSFPRNLVYSTDLCPRSSCQLGSSLYSQETCCEPIRTQTFRVVSRPCQTSCRRRRTSTFSSPCKTTHCGSLGCKSSSCSSLSSGSGRCYSAGCGSHVFRPLAYGVCGFPSLGCGSRFWHPINFPCRSFH from the coding sequence ATGTCCTACAACTGTTGTTCCAgaaacttctcctcctgctcccttgGGGGCCACCTGAGCTACTCAGGCTCCTCCTGTGGCTCCTCCTTCCCCAGAAACCTGGTCTACAGCACTGATCTCTGCCCTCGAAGCTCCTGCCAGCTGGGCTCTTCTCTCTACAGTCAAGAGACCTGCTGTGAGCCCATCAGGACCCAGACGTTCCGTGTGGTGTCCCGTCCCTGCCAGACATCCTGCCGCCGTCGGAGGACCtccaccttttccagtccctgcAAGACGACTCACTGTGGATCTCTGGGCTGTAAgtccagcagctgcagctccctgAGCTCTGGATCTGGAAGGTGCTACTCAGCGGGCTGTGGATCCCATGTCTTCAGACCCCTGGCCTATGGAGTCTGTGGCTTCCCTTCCCTGGGCTGTGGATCCCGATTCTGGCACCCAATTAATTTTCCCTGCAGAAGTTTCCATTAA